One stretch of Juglans microcarpa x Juglans regia isolate MS1-56 chromosome 3D, Jm3101_v1.0, whole genome shotgun sequence DNA includes these proteins:
- the LOC121254000 gene encoding polyvinylalcohol dehydrogenase-like isoform X2 translates to MLRGQGIASIRSKRHSNLDTSERGILPSILQWLNHGGDLTNRRHAYEEVINPKKMSKMRLKWTFFAGKDISATPSVANGAVYFPSWNGYLYAVNAFNGALIWRQNLTKLTGMAGTGIVVNVTVSRSTPTIYGNLLIVGIYGPAVVIALDRSDGRRLWLTQLDSRPRSQITMSGTAHRGAFYVGVSSLEVGLPANQCCTFGGSLAKLDIQTGRVVWRTYMLPDNGGKLGGYSGAAIWGSSPSIDVKRKHVYVGTGQLYTTPPEVAECQAKQNNQTTKPSQPDQCIGEDIHYNSILALELDSGRIVWSSQLGGYDVFYFACLTPNNPDCPPGPNLDADFSAAPMLLSIDANGTKRDVAVAVQKSGFAWALDRDNGNIVWFKLAGPGGLEGGGYWGAATDERRVYTNIANSNRTLFTLQPSNQTTTAGAWVALDANSGEILWSTANPSNETASGPVTLANGVLFAGSVAPNGPVYAMDAKTGKILWSNNTGATVFGGAAVSYGCAYIGSGYSIGLARFHPTWTTGTSLFAFCVQ, encoded by the exons ATGTTGAGAGGTCAAGGGATTGCCTCCATAAGATCCAAGAGACATAGCAATTTAGATACAAGTGAGAGAGGGATTCTTCCCTCCATTTTACAG tgGCTCAATCACGGGGGAGATCTTACAAATCGGAGGCACGCATATGAAGAAGTTATCAACCCGAAGAAAATGTCAAAAATGCGGCTGAAATGGACATTCTTCGCCGGTAAAGACATATCTGCGACACCCTCAGTGGCCAATGGTGCGGTCTATTTCCCATCATGGAATGGATATTTGTATGCTGTTAATGCTTTCAATGGTGCATTGATATGGAGGCAGAACCTTACTAAATTAACCGGAATGGCTGGCACCGGAATCGTAGTAAACGTAACCGTATCGAGATCGACGCCGACGATATACGGTAACCTTTTGATTGTTGGAATTTATGGACCGGCTGTTGTGATTGCTCTGGATCGATCAGATGGGAGGCGCCTTTGGTTGACCCAACTTGATTCGCGTCCTCGATCACAGATCACCATGTCTGGCACAGCTCACAGGGg GGCATTCTATGTTGGGGTCTCATCACTGGAAGTAGGATTACCAGCAAATCAATGTTGCACATTCGGAGGCAGCTTGGCGAAGCTTGATATTCAAACCGGTAGAGTCGTTTGGCGGACCTACATGCTTCCCGATAACGGTGGGAAATTAGGAGGTTATTCAGGTGCTGCTATATGGGGAAGCAGCCCTTCCATCGACGTAAAGAGGAAACATGTTTATGTAGGAACGGGGCAACTTTACACAACTCCACCCGAGGTGGCAGAGTGTCAAGCGAAGCAGAACAATCAGACAACAAAACCTAGTCAACCTGATCAGTGCATTGGGGAAGATATCCATTACAATTCAATTTTGGCCTTGGAGTTGGATTCCGGGAGGATCGTTTGGTCCAGCCAACTTGGGGGCTATGACGTATTCTATTTCGCATGTCTAACCCCTAATAACCCTGATTGTCCGCCAGGGCCTAACTTAGATGCCGACTTTAGCGCGGCTCCCATGCTTCTTAGCATAGATGCTAATGGAACGAAACGTGACGTTGCGGTTGCCGTGCAGAAAAGTGGGTTTGCATGGGCTCTAGACCGCGATAATGGCAACATAGTCTGGTTTAAG TTGGCTGGACCGGGTGGATTGGAAGGAGGAGGGTATTGGGGTGCAGCAACAGACGAGAGAAGGGTGTACACAAACATAGCTAACAGCAACAGAACACTCTTCACTCTCCAACCATCAAACCAGACAACGACGGCCGGCGCATGGGTGGCTCTTGATGCGAATTCTGGAGAAATATTGTGGTCGACGGCGAACCCCAGTAATGAGACTGCCAGTGGACCTGTCACGCTAGCGAATGGAGTTCTATTTGCTGGGTCTGTAGCTCCAAATGGTCCGGTATATGCGATGGATGCAAAAACTGGGAAAATCCTGTGGTCAAATAATACGGGTGCTACTGTCTTCGGGGGTGCAGCAGTGAGTTACGGATGTGCTTATATTGGGAGTGGATATTCGATTGGCCTGGCACGATTCCACCCCACATGGACTACCGGAACTTCACTCTTTGCTTTCTGCGTTCAGTGA
- the LOC121254000 gene encoding polyvinylalcohol dehydrogenase-like isoform X1: MAFNIRAHNDHRIICSLVIIVLCSFTLVENTVAVWLNHGGDLTNRRHAYEEVINPKKMSKMRLKWTFFAGKDISATPSVANGAVYFPSWNGYLYAVNAFNGALIWRQNLTKLTGMAGTGIVVNVTVSRSTPTIYGNLLIVGIYGPAVVIALDRSDGRRLWLTQLDSRPRSQITMSGTAHRGAFYVGVSSLEVGLPANQCCTFGGSLAKLDIQTGRVVWRTYMLPDNGGKLGGYSGAAIWGSSPSIDVKRKHVYVGTGQLYTTPPEVAECQAKQNNQTTKPSQPDQCIGEDIHYNSILALELDSGRIVWSSQLGGYDVFYFACLTPNNPDCPPGPNLDADFSAAPMLLSIDANGTKRDVAVAVQKSGFAWALDRDNGNIVWFKLAGPGGLEGGGYWGAATDERRVYTNIANSNRTLFTLQPSNQTTTAGAWVALDANSGEILWSTANPSNETASGPVTLANGVLFAGSVAPNGPVYAMDAKTGKILWSNNTGATVFGGAAVSYGCAYIGSGYSIGLARFHPTWTTGTSLFAFCVQ; this comes from the exons ATGGCTTTCAATATTCGAGCCCATAATGATCACCGCATCATCTGTAGCCTTGTTATAATAGTATTATGTTCATTTACACTAGTGGAGAACACAGTCGCAGTT tgGCTCAATCACGGGGGAGATCTTACAAATCGGAGGCACGCATATGAAGAAGTTATCAACCCGAAGAAAATGTCAAAAATGCGGCTGAAATGGACATTCTTCGCCGGTAAAGACATATCTGCGACACCCTCAGTGGCCAATGGTGCGGTCTATTTCCCATCATGGAATGGATATTTGTATGCTGTTAATGCTTTCAATGGTGCATTGATATGGAGGCAGAACCTTACTAAATTAACCGGAATGGCTGGCACCGGAATCGTAGTAAACGTAACCGTATCGAGATCGACGCCGACGATATACGGTAACCTTTTGATTGTTGGAATTTATGGACCGGCTGTTGTGATTGCTCTGGATCGATCAGATGGGAGGCGCCTTTGGTTGACCCAACTTGATTCGCGTCCTCGATCACAGATCACCATGTCTGGCACAGCTCACAGGGg GGCATTCTATGTTGGGGTCTCATCACTGGAAGTAGGATTACCAGCAAATCAATGTTGCACATTCGGAGGCAGCTTGGCGAAGCTTGATATTCAAACCGGTAGAGTCGTTTGGCGGACCTACATGCTTCCCGATAACGGTGGGAAATTAGGAGGTTATTCAGGTGCTGCTATATGGGGAAGCAGCCCTTCCATCGACGTAAAGAGGAAACATGTTTATGTAGGAACGGGGCAACTTTACACAACTCCACCCGAGGTGGCAGAGTGTCAAGCGAAGCAGAACAATCAGACAACAAAACCTAGTCAACCTGATCAGTGCATTGGGGAAGATATCCATTACAATTCAATTTTGGCCTTGGAGTTGGATTCCGGGAGGATCGTTTGGTCCAGCCAACTTGGGGGCTATGACGTATTCTATTTCGCATGTCTAACCCCTAATAACCCTGATTGTCCGCCAGGGCCTAACTTAGATGCCGACTTTAGCGCGGCTCCCATGCTTCTTAGCATAGATGCTAATGGAACGAAACGTGACGTTGCGGTTGCCGTGCAGAAAAGTGGGTTTGCATGGGCTCTAGACCGCGATAATGGCAACATAGTCTGGTTTAAG TTGGCTGGACCGGGTGGATTGGAAGGAGGAGGGTATTGGGGTGCAGCAACAGACGAGAGAAGGGTGTACACAAACATAGCTAACAGCAACAGAACACTCTTCACTCTCCAACCATCAAACCAGACAACGACGGCCGGCGCATGGGTGGCTCTTGATGCGAATTCTGGAGAAATATTGTGGTCGACGGCGAACCCCAGTAATGAGACTGCCAGTGGACCTGTCACGCTAGCGAATGGAGTTCTATTTGCTGGGTCTGTAGCTCCAAATGGTCCGGTATATGCGATGGATGCAAAAACTGGGAAAATCCTGTGGTCAAATAATACGGGTGCTACTGTCTTCGGGGGTGCAGCAGTGAGTTACGGATGTGCTTATATTGGGAGTGGATATTCGATTGGCCTGGCACGATTCCACCCCACATGGACTACCGGAACTTCACTCTTTGCTTTCTGCGTTCAGTGA